In Fusarium fujikuroi IMI 58289 draft genome, chromosome FFUJ_chr08, one genomic interval encodes:
- a CDS encoding probable aldehyde dehydrogenase, with protein sequence MASTTSITLPNGKKYDQPTGLFINNEYVAASGDEFTVTNPVTEEEVIKLKGASKEDVDKAVQVARKAFEGEWSELAAVDRGAFLYKLADLIDRDRELIAAIDAFDNGKPFSTCLAGDLDESYNVFRYYAGAADKISGKTIETSPAKLAYVLQEPLGVCGQIIPWNFPFMMLAWKVAPALACGNTVILKPAEQTPLSALYFGNLVKEAGLPAGVVNVLPGLGPQTGKAIAGHMDIDKVAFTGSTNTGRAIMKDAANNLKNITLECGGKSPSIVFADAELEQAVKWCHFGIMDNKGEVCTSTSRIYVHEDIYDKFLEKFVAVTKENDKLGSPFEEATVQGPQVSKTQFDRVISYIEEGRKSGARLLYGGSKHGDKGYYLQPTVFADTTEDMKIMKEEIFGPVVSIAKFSTDEEAIAKANDTSYGLAAALFTEKISRAHKVARKLQAGMVWINSSGDSHFGIPFGGYKSSGIGRELGQYALDAYTQSKAIHVNLGFEL encoded by the exons ATGGCATCAACTACGTCAATCACATTGCCCAACGGCAAGAAGTACGACCAACCCACtggtctcttcatcaacaacgagtATGTTGCTGCTTCAGGCGATGAGTTCACAGTGACAAATCCAGT caccgaggaagaggtcatcaagctcaagggagCTTCAAAAGAAGACGTCGACAAGGCCGTTCAAGTTGCGCGCAAAGCCTTTGAAGGTGAATGGTCAGAGCTCGCTGCTGTGGACCGCGGCGCGTTCCTCTACAAGCTTGCTGATCTCATTGATCGCGACCGTGAGCTCATCGCCGCTATTGACGCCTTTGACAATGGCAAG CCTTTCAGCACTTGTCTCGCTGGCGATCTCGACGAGTCGTACAATGTCTTCCGATACTACGCTGGCGCCGCCGACAAGATCAGCGGCAAGACAATTGAGACATCTCCCGCCAAGCTCGCATATGTTCTCCAAGAGCCTCTTGGCGTCTGTGGACAGATCATCCCGTGGAACTTCCCTTTCATGATGCTCGCTTGGAAGGTCGCGCCAGCGCTGGCATGCGGTAACACAGTCATCCTCAAGCCTGCCGAGCAGACACCTCTGTCTGCTTTATACTTCGGTAACCTTGTCAAGGAGGCTGGCCTCCCTGCTGGCGTTGTCAATGTGCTGCCTGGTCTTGGTCCCCAGACTGGAAAGGCTATTGCTGGACACATGGACATTGACAAGGTTGCGTTCACAGGCAGCACCAATACTGGCAGGGCCATAATGAAGGATGCCGCGAACaacctcaagaacatcacgCTTGAGTGTGGTGGCAAGAGTCCTTCAATTGTCTTTGCGGATGCAGAGCTGGAACAGGCTGTTAAGTGGTGCCACTTTGGAATCATGGACAACAAGGGAGAG GTCTGCACATCCACCTCGAGAATCTACGTGCACGAGGACATCTACGACAAGTTCCTTGAGAAGTTCGTCGCTGTCACAAAGGAGAATGACAAGCTCGGCTCTCCCTTTGAAGAAGCAACAGTCCAAGGTCCTCAAGTCTCCAAGACCCAATTCGATCGAGTTATCTCATATATTGAGGAGGGACGCAAGTCTGGTGCTAGACTCCTATATGGTGGCAGCAAGCACGGGGACAAGGGCTACTATCTCCAGCCAACAGTCTTTGCAGAC ACTACCGAGGAcatgaagatcatgaaggaagagatctTTGGTCCCGTTgtctccatcgccaagttcTCGACAGACGAGGAAGCTATCGCCAAGGCTAACGATACATCCTACGGTCTTGCAGCTGCTCTATTCACCGAGAAGATCTCGCGGGCACACAAGGTCGCTCGCAAACTTCAGGCTGGCATGGTTTGGATCAACTCATCTGGCGATTCACACTTTGGTATCCCCTTTGGCGGATACAAGTCTTCTGGAATTGGTCGTGAATTGGGACAGTATGCGCTAGATGCCTACACTCAATCCAAGGCTATCCATGTGAACCTGGGATTTGAGCTGTAG
- a CDS encoding related to L-PSP endoribonuclease family protein, protein MSHLTYYNYEGVGKTNNKEYSYSQAVRIGNTIKCSGQGGWDSEGNIDKEDLKGQIDLAFKNVEKNLKDVGARGWTDVHSVRSYHISLSGSFDLMVEQFRKWMPDHQPTWTCVGVTELGIPGMIVEIEVEANIQQ, encoded by the coding sequence ATGTCTCATCTCACCTACTACAACTACGAAGGTGTCGGAAagaccaacaacaaagaaTACTCCTACTCACAAGCTGTCCGCATCGGCAACACCATCAAATGCTCCGGCCAAGGAGGATGGGATAGTGAAGGCAACATCGACAAAGAAGATCTCAAGGGTCAAATTGACCTTGCGTTCAAGAACGTTGAGAAGAACCTCAAAGACGTTGGCGCAAGGGGTTGGACAGACGTTCACTCCGTCAGAAGCTATCACATCTCCCTCTCAGGCTCTTTTGACCTCATGGTTGAGCAGTTTCGCAAGTGGATGCCTGACCATCAGCCAACTTGGACTTGTGTGGGTGTTACGGAGTTGGGTATTCCTGGCATGATCGTTGAGATCGAGGTGGAGGCCAATATCCAGCAGTAA
- a CDS encoding related to arylamine N-acetyltransferase, which produces MASAYSQEQLSQFFDYIDLPKGLRGDLRPSLMLLKALHTHSLATFPYENLSLHYNATHSIDVDPQHLFRKMVIDRRGRGGFCMEIAILYNHILRAIGFDAYTAGVRTRGRLEGVPRGDYPGWNHIVNIITFPDGSKYHSDVAFGGDGATMPMSLVDGLVHKNLGTQQIRLKRDWIPHQVHKTEETKLWIYQYRNGQDKEWTSFYSFPGIEFFALDWDVVNWWINTHPDSHQPRNVLTIKFLLRPVEIEASFEGEMEIYGKRMLVNGVVKENLGGKTQIITTCNSEGERVEALEKYFQISLSDEEKGGIRGYVSELRGTTP; this is translated from the exons ATGGCTTCCGCATATAGTCAAGAGCAACTTTCACAGTTCTTCGATTATATCGATCTTCCCAAAGGGCTGCGAGGAGACCTCCGGCCTTctttgatgctcttgaaAGCCTTGCACACTCACTCGCTCGCTACGTTCCCATATGAAAACCTATCTCTGCACTATAATGCCACTCATAGTATCGACGTCgatcctcaacatcttttTCGAAAGATGGTGATAGATAGACGTGGCCGCGGCGGTTTCTGTATGGAAATTGCGATCTTGTACAACCACATTCTTCGGGCTATAGGGTTCGATGCATATACTGCTGGGGTACGAACCCGAGGAAGACTCGAAGGTGTTCCAAGAGGGGACTATCCAGGCTG GAACCATATCGTGAATATCATCACTTTCCCGGATGGTAGCAAATATCATTCCGATGTAGCATTCGGAGGTGACGGCGCCACGATGCCAATGTCACTCGTTGACGGTTTAGTACACAAGAACCTTGGAACCCAGCAAATCCGACTCAAGAGAGATTGGATACCTCATCAAGTCCACAAGACAGAAGAGACCAAACTCTGGATCTATCAGTATCGAAACGGCCAAGACAAAGAGTGGACCTCTTTCTACTCGTTTCCGGGCATCGAGTTCTTTGCCTTGGATTGGGATGTCGTAAACTGGTGGATCAACACTCATCCAGATAGCCATCAGCCACGCAATGTATTGACTATCAAGTTTCTGCTTCGGCCTGTGGAGATTGAGGCGAGCTTCGAAGGGGAGATGGAGATTTATGGAAAGAGAATGCTCGTGAATGGGGTTGTTAAAGAGAATCTGGGCGGAAAGACACAGATCATCACCACTTGCAACTCAGAAGGGGAGCGTGTagaagctcttgagaagtATTTCCAGATATCTCTCTCCGATGAGGAAAAGGGCGGTATTCGCGGCTATGTGTCAGAGCTCAGAGGCACTACACCATAA